One Mycobacteroides salmoniphilum DNA segment encodes these proteins:
- a CDS encoding DoxX family protein has translation MNARRAGQIARWVIPTGARLVFGVIFLLEGTQKIFGWWSGSPTGSGHPEPFLNWPYWWAGVFELILGVLLTVGLWTRVSAVLAAGMMAYAYFFEHLPVHWEPMQNGGAFAATLCWGFLLLALTADDARLSLDRVLARRARR, from the coding sequence ATGAACGCTCGGCGTGCTGGTCAGATCGCGCGATGGGTCATTCCCACGGGCGCCCGCCTGGTGTTCGGGGTCATCTTCCTGTTGGAGGGAACTCAGAAGATCTTCGGCTGGTGGAGCGGATCACCCACCGGTTCCGGACATCCCGAGCCGTTCCTCAACTGGCCGTACTGGTGGGCGGGCGTGTTCGAGCTGATACTCGGCGTCCTGCTGACGGTGGGACTGTGGACACGAGTGTCCGCGGTCCTCGCGGCGGGAATGATGGCCTACGCATACTTCTTCGAACACCTGCCGGTGCATTGGGAACCTATGCAAAACGGCGGAGCCTTCGCGGCCACGCTCTGCTGGGGGTTCCTGCTTCTGGCGCTCACGGCAGATGACGCCCGGCTATCGCTCGACCGCGTGCTCGCACGCCGCGCTCGGCGCTAG
- a CDS encoding Rv0340 family IniB-related protein, translating to MGNNLLDFVMALVRDQDMAAQYAANPEQVIADAHLDGVQPADVSALIPVVSESIPAALGTQASQFAANPAAADLTHAVHTAIPADNIWASGAATSAFQAFDSPFTAPTHDPSLDAGLHAATSAVSDLAVRQDAITVPDQFSPSADSAVAAIDQFQAPLHAAPSGLDASGFEPAHFGSDMGAGGSGDAGLQDPFFDHGDPGHHPGIDHDPGIDQF from the coding sequence ATGGGCAATAACCTGTTGGATTTCGTCATGGCGCTGGTCCGTGACCAGGACATGGCCGCGCAATACGCGGCCAATCCCGAACAGGTCATTGCCGATGCGCACCTGGACGGAGTCCAGCCCGCGGATGTCTCCGCGCTGATCCCGGTGGTCAGCGAGTCGATACCGGCCGCCCTGGGAACACAGGCCTCGCAGTTCGCCGCGAACCCGGCGGCGGCGGATCTGACGCACGCGGTGCATACGGCGATTCCAGCCGACAACATCTGGGCGAGTGGTGCCGCGACCAGTGCCTTCCAGGCGTTCGATTCACCGTTCACCGCGCCGACGCATGACCCGAGCCTGGATGCGGGTCTGCATGCCGCCACCAGTGCGGTATCGGATCTGGCCGTTCGTCAGGACGCGATCACCGTCCCCGACCAATTCAGTCCATCGGCCGACAGTGCGGTCGCCGCGATCGACCAGTTCCAGGCTCCGTTGCACGCGGCCCCGTCGGGATTGGACGCATCGGGGTTCGAGCCTGCGCATTTCGGGTCCGACATGGGGGCCGGAGGTTCCGGCGATGCGGGTCTGCAGGATCCGTTCTTCGATCATGGAGATCCTGGGCATCACCCCGGCATCGATCACGATCCCGGAATCGACCAGTTCTAG
- a CDS encoding Hsp70 family protein, whose amino-acid sequence MANALGLSIGATQLVATPDDPQSQPVVRSSILTLHEDGPPEVGVPSHPGLTLTGFVGRVGDPVGIVAADGSVHRAEWALTEAMRVLIADAASAAEFTAPPVLSASIPAHWSPQTVSTLRDAIDRVPALAPGGRQLTLIPDARAALESLAAGPGVPDRGVVVVCDLGGSGSSITLADAARGFQQIGQTVRFAEFSGQQIDQMLLTQVLTGLNQDPEGTTSVGALTRLREQCRLAKERLSGETATTVPVELPGITTDVRLTRTELEDHLRGPLSNLINAIQDTVERNGIHPANINAVASVGGGASIPLVTQQLSERMRVPVITGPQPQLAAARGVALLATRPDLPPQDATAMRPVEQPPGDATMMRPAPTGTGTFAAPVAAAAAANDAPELAWSQDDSAPDLAPLQETGYQSGYDTGYTVDLDDEYHGPIEPTTARPELQFSHEPYAANDDYDDYPPLPWYRRPLVWFIAAAAVAGIAFTGMMVSLTSSESPAPAPTTPSVSVVPSTGDAPAEPPPSPEPPPPPQTHTVTQSVQPPPPSPEPPPPPPPTTTTTTTTTPPTTTTTTTTTTTTTTTTTTPPTTTTTPPTTTTTQPVSTSTPRPAITIPGLPPIPIGPRN is encoded by the coding sequence ATGGCCAACGCACTGGGACTGTCGATCGGCGCCACTCAACTGGTCGCGACACCCGACGACCCACAGAGCCAACCCGTCGTACGCAGTTCGATCCTCACCCTGCATGAGGACGGTCCGCCCGAGGTTGGGGTACCCAGCCATCCAGGGTTGACGCTCACCGGATTCGTCGGCAGGGTCGGCGACCCCGTGGGCATCGTGGCCGCGGACGGATCGGTTCACCGGGCCGAATGGGCACTCACCGAGGCGATGCGCGTCTTGATCGCCGACGCGGCCTCCGCTGCCGAGTTCACCGCGCCTCCGGTGCTGTCCGCGTCGATCCCCGCCCATTGGAGCCCGCAGACCGTCAGCACGCTGCGGGACGCCATCGACCGCGTTCCCGCCCTTGCTCCGGGCGGGCGGCAGCTGACGTTGATCCCCGATGCGCGCGCCGCCCTCGAATCACTGGCCGCCGGACCCGGGGTGCCCGACCGTGGCGTCGTGGTGGTGTGCGATCTCGGCGGCTCGGGCAGCAGCATCACCCTCGCCGACGCGGCGCGCGGATTCCAGCAGATCGGGCAGACCGTCCGATTCGCCGAATTCTCCGGCCAGCAGATCGACCAGATGCTGCTGACGCAGGTGCTCACCGGTCTGAATCAGGATCCGGAGGGCACCACGTCGGTGGGCGCACTGACGAGGCTGCGCGAGCAGTGCCGTCTGGCCAAGGAGCGGCTCTCCGGCGAGACCGCGACCACGGTGCCGGTCGAGCTTCCCGGGATCACCACGGATGTCCGGCTCACTCGCACCGAGCTTGAGGACCATCTGCGTGGACCGTTGTCCAACCTGATCAATGCCATTCAGGACACCGTGGAGCGCAACGGAATTCATCCGGCGAACATCAACGCCGTCGCCTCGGTGGGCGGTGGTGCGAGCATTCCCCTTGTCACCCAACAGCTTTCCGAGCGGATGCGGGTGCCGGTCATCACCGGGCCCCAGCCACAGCTTGCGGCCGCGCGCGGGGTGGCCCTACTTGCCACCCGGCCTGACCTGCCCCCGCAGGACGCCACCGCGATGCGGCCGGTCGAGCAACCGCCGGGCGATGCCACCATGATGCGCCCGGCGCCAACCGGCACCGGAACCTTCGCCGCCCCGGTGGCCGCTGCCGCGGCCGCCAACGACGCGCCAGAATTGGCTTGGTCTCAAGATGATTCGGCTCCCGACCTCGCGCCGCTGCAAGAGACTGGCTACCAGAGCGGGTACGACACCGGATACACCGTCGACCTCGACGACGAGTACCACGGCCCCATCGAACCCACTACCGCCCGCCCCGAGCTTCAGTTCAGCCACGAGCCGTATGCGGCCAATGACGACTACGACGACTATCCGCCGCTGCCGTGGTATCGCCGGCCGCTGGTGTGGTTCATCGCGGCGGCCGCCGTGGCGGGCATCGCCTTCACCGGAATGATGGTGTCCCTGACCAGCAGTGAATCGCCTGCCCCCGCCCCGACGACACCCAGCGTGAGCGTGGTGCCGAGCACCGGTGACGCCCCGGCCGAGCCACCGCCATCGCCGGAACCCCCGCCACCCCCGCAGACCCACACCGTGACGCAGTCGGTGCAACCGCCGCCGCCATCGCCTGAGCCTCCGCCGCCGCCACCGCCCACCACGACGACGACCACGACGACGACACCGCCGACCACCACGACAACGACCACCACAACAACCACGACGACCACAACCACCACGACACCGCCGACGACGACCACCACCCCGCCGACGACCACGACAACGCAGCCCGTCTCCACGTCGACACCCCGACCGGCGATCACCATTCCGGGCCTGCCCCCGATCCCGATCGGTCCGCGCAACTGA
- the iniR gene encoding isoniazid response ATPase/transcriptional regulator IniR: MTQALSAGGAVKVLISGTAGSGKSSILSRVRDVLSNNGSAPVNHVPETAPGGKVGPFVIDDAHCLTDRQLDTLRAVVENDPGAIVVVAATPRRNPALRALFQALERESPSITLDPVNTGDITRLSPRSAAHAEEIAAASGGVLALTAAAIDHLSGADPLESALRAIDTRIDEHLRRLSTPAQAAVLLMSLDAGIGASDIAAALTLSDAEDLLDEALTSGLVPGPGQIAFASRVHGCSARLLGAARHLDLERSLLRTQLDIGSVSADLALALVAHGLRDTAIAGLLSDWAATESDPFSAADLYRAALTAGADPGPLRVPLAESLARAGDLAAAAAQADQVLTATDPGHRAAAVRIAAAIACHNGDSGQAAALYDWLGSDLDSQTALSAAPVFVGIGQLASARKILEDNVGAPPTTSATATRNAALGVIAAAEDRSQEALSLLGQAVTQQPSTSSFAPDSTVALAALTMLHGGDTARARSILTGAIRTDLPHDVFAVRHRLLAAWIAMLSGDLGAATQWLPGADAELSRRDRLFAASLRTGIARRHGDTGPLRQHWQASMDALSAYSIDLYTLLPVGELWVAAARLRTLDAMAHHVDRAFAVLAQLGDPIAWSAPLRWAGVHAAILTNSPESLAPHGQALAAAAGSSPYARTLATAGRTWLRVLAHQVDGAEVDTAARMLADAGLGWDATRLASQAALHANDPKVAAAMLALARDLRAPSAATDSPDGTAPPSSASHSPTSTRLSDREREVAELLLRGLPYRDIGAQLFISAKTVEHHVARIRRRLGAESRSDMFSMLRAILAT; this comes from the coding sequence ATCACGCAGGCGTTATCCGCTGGCGGCGCCGTGAAGGTGCTCATCAGCGGCACGGCGGGCAGCGGCAAATCGTCGATCCTGTCTCGGGTTCGGGATGTCTTGAGCAACAACGGTTCAGCGCCGGTCAACCATGTCCCCGAGACGGCGCCCGGCGGGAAAGTCGGCCCATTCGTCATCGACGATGCCCACTGTCTGACCGACCGCCAGCTCGACACCCTGCGCGCTGTCGTGGAGAACGATCCGGGGGCCATCGTGGTCGTGGCCGCGACACCCCGACGCAATCCGGCCCTGCGCGCCCTCTTTCAGGCTCTGGAGCGCGAGTCGCCCTCCATCACGCTAGATCCCGTCAACACGGGTGATATCACCCGGCTTTCACCTCGCTCAGCCGCTCATGCCGAGGAGATCGCCGCCGCCTCCGGCGGTGTGCTGGCGCTGACCGCAGCAGCCATCGATCATCTGAGCGGGGCAGATCCACTCGAATCGGCACTGCGCGCGATCGATACCCGCATTGACGAACACCTGCGCCGCCTATCGACGCCGGCTCAGGCCGCCGTGCTGCTGATGTCCCTGGACGCCGGCATCGGAGCCTCCGATATCGCTGCGGCGCTTACACTTTCCGATGCCGAAGATCTTCTCGACGAGGCACTGACGAGCGGATTGGTTCCCGGCCCCGGTCAGATCGCGTTCGCGTCGAGAGTGCACGGGTGCTCCGCGCGACTACTCGGAGCTGCACGGCACCTCGATCTTGAGCGATCGCTGTTGCGCACACAGCTCGATATCGGTTCGGTGTCCGCCGACTTGGCCCTGGCCCTGGTAGCGCACGGACTGCGCGACACGGCGATCGCCGGCCTGTTATCAGACTGGGCGGCAACCGAATCCGACCCCTTCAGCGCCGCCGACCTGTACCGGGCTGCCCTGACAGCAGGCGCCGATCCGGGCCCGCTCAGGGTGCCGTTGGCCGAGTCCCTGGCTCGCGCGGGTGACCTGGCCGCGGCCGCCGCCCAGGCCGACCAGGTGCTCACCGCCACCGACCCGGGACATCGCGCGGCAGCCGTGCGCATCGCGGCGGCCATCGCCTGCCATAACGGAGACTCCGGTCAGGCCGCGGCCTTATACGACTGGCTGGGTTCGGATCTGGACAGCCAGACGGCCCTGTCCGCGGCGCCCGTTTTCGTCGGCATCGGCCAGTTGGCGAGTGCGCGGAAAATTTTGGAAGACAACGTAGGAGCTCCACCAACGACATCGGCCACCGCGACACGAAACGCCGCGTTGGGGGTCATCGCCGCTGCCGAGGACCGGAGCCAGGAGGCACTGTCCCTGCTGGGACAGGCCGTCACGCAACAGCCATCGACGTCTTCCTTCGCCCCGGACAGCACCGTGGCGCTCGCGGCATTGACCATGCTGCACGGCGGCGACACGGCACGGGCCCGCAGCATTCTCACCGGAGCGATTCGCACCGACCTGCCGCATGACGTCTTCGCGGTGCGGCATCGGCTGCTCGCCGCCTGGATCGCGATGTTGTCCGGCGACCTGGGCGCAGCCACCCAATGGCTGCCCGGGGCCGATGCCGAACTCTCCCGCCGCGACCGCCTGTTCGCCGCATCGCTACGGACGGGCATCGCCCGCCGTCACGGCGACACCGGTCCGCTGCGTCAGCACTGGCAGGCCTCCATGGATGCCTTGTCGGCGTATTCGATCGACCTCTATACGCTGCTGCCCGTTGGTGAGCTCTGGGTGGCCGCGGCGCGGCTACGCACCCTGGACGCGATGGCACACCATGTCGACCGCGCCTTCGCGGTGCTGGCGCAGCTCGGCGATCCCATCGCCTGGTCCGCGCCACTGCGGTGGGCAGGGGTGCACGCGGCGATCCTGACCAATTCCCCCGAGAGCCTCGCTCCGCACGGGCAGGCGCTTGCCGCGGCCGCGGGATCCAGCCCGTACGCGCGCACGCTGGCGACCGCCGGGCGTACCTGGCTGCGCGTGCTCGCCCATCAGGTGGACGGCGCAGAGGTGGACACCGCCGCGCGGATGCTGGCCGATGCCGGTCTGGGCTGGGATGCCACCCGGTTGGCCAGCCAGGCCGCGCTGCATGCGAACGACCCTAAGGTGGCCGCCGCAATGCTCGCGCTGGCCCGCGATCTCCGGGCACCGTCGGCCGCGACCGACAGCCCCGACGGGACTGCCCCGCCCTCCTCGGCTTCACATTCGCCGACATCGACGCGTCTTTCCGATCGCGAGCGCGAGGTTGCCGAGCTGCTGCTCCGCGGCCTTCCCTATCGCGATATCGGTGCGCAACTGTTCATTTCAGCGAAGACGGTCGAGCATCACGTCGCCCGCATTCGACGTCGGCTCGGCGCCGAATCGCGCTCCGACATGTTCTCGATGCTGCGCGCAATTCTGGCGACATAA
- a CDS encoding (Fe-S)-binding protein, translated as MSTATIILGIIGVTFSLVAWGSFFGGVLKMIRVVLSGQPDRTRWRPIVPRVKTVIVEVVAHTRMNKFRTVGWAHWLVMVGFLGGFPLYFESYGQTFNPEFHWPIIGDTFLWHLWDEILGIGTVIGIVTLIIIRQLNHPRKPERLSRFGGSNFVAAYTIEMIVLVEGLGMVLVKSGKLSTFGGGHAASDFFTMNVAQLLPASPIMVSVFAFIKMVSGGMFLMLVGRKLVWGVAWHRFAAFFNIYFKRNADGSVALGAAKPMMSGGKVLEMESADPDVDAFGAGKVEDFSWKDLLDITTCTECGRCQSQCPAWNTGKPLSPKLLITSLRDHTYAKAPYLLAGEDKSKLSEAEIAEGERQLVGGEGAVIDHEVLWSCTTCGACVEQCPVDIEHVDHIIDMRRYQVLIESEFPGELAGLFKNLENKGNPWGQNSKDRLNWIDEVDFDIPVFGQDVDSFADFEYLFWVGCAGAYEDRAKKTTKAVAELLALAGTKFLVLGADETCTGDSARRAGNEFLFQQLAMQNIELLNSVFDGVEQKQRKIVVTCAHCFNALGNEYPQVGGDYQVVHHTQLLNRLVRDKKLVPVAPVSQDVTYHDPCYLGRHNKVYTAPRELIGASGAALTEMPRHGERSMCCGAGGARMWMEEQLGKRINMDRVDEALATPASKIATGCPFCRVMLTDGVTAREDSAAVEVVDVAQLLLESVGRTDEIRKALPAKGTAAAAAAERAATKAAEPEAVVAEEEAPAAEAVQASAPTADAKPITGLGMAGGAKRPGAKKATAPAAEATTEAPAAAAAPVKGLGMAGGAKRPGAKKATPAPAAEAATETSAAPAAPAAAVPPVKGLGVAGGAKRPGAKKATAPAPAAEAAAPAAAEPAKPAAAAATPVPPVKGLGMATGAKRPGAKKAAPAAAAPAAAAPVAPAAEPTSEPEAATPSAPAAAAAPATPEPPVKGLGIATGARRPGAKKAAPGAATPAPEPEQPASTPEPAAAAPKEEAPEANTAPEPPVKGLGMAPGARRPGRRN; from the coding sequence GTGAGCACCGCGACGATCATTCTCGGAATTATCGGCGTCACCTTCAGCCTGGTTGCCTGGGGCTCATTCTTCGGCGGCGTCCTGAAGATGATCCGTGTCGTCCTCTCGGGCCAGCCCGATCGCACCCGCTGGCGTCCCATCGTCCCGCGCGTCAAGACCGTCATCGTCGAGGTGGTCGCGCACACCCGGATGAACAAGTTCCGCACCGTCGGCTGGGCGCACTGGCTGGTGATGGTCGGCTTCCTGGGCGGCTTCCCGCTGTACTTCGAGTCTTACGGCCAGACCTTCAACCCCGAGTTCCACTGGCCGATCATCGGCGACACATTCCTGTGGCACCTGTGGGACGAGATCCTCGGTATCGGCACCGTCATCGGCATCGTGACGCTGATCATCATCCGGCAGCTCAACCACCCTCGGAAGCCCGAGCGGCTATCGCGCTTCGGTGGTTCCAATTTCGTCGCCGCGTACACCATCGAAATGATCGTGCTGGTCGAGGGCCTGGGCATGGTGCTGGTGAAGTCCGGGAAGCTTTCCACCTTCGGTGGCGGCCACGCCGCGTCCGACTTCTTCACCATGAACGTCGCGCAGCTGTTGCCGGCGAGCCCGATCATGGTCTCGGTCTTCGCGTTCATCAAGATGGTGTCCGGCGGCATGTTCCTGATGCTGGTCGGCCGCAAGCTGGTCTGGGGTGTCGCATGGCACCGCTTCGCGGCCTTCTTCAACATCTACTTCAAGCGCAATGCCGACGGCAGCGTCGCGCTCGGCGCTGCCAAGCCGATGATGTCCGGCGGCAAGGTGCTGGAAATGGAGAGCGCCGACCCCGATGTCGACGCCTTCGGAGCCGGCAAGGTCGAGGACTTCAGCTGGAAGGACCTGCTGGACATCACGACGTGTACCGAGTGCGGTCGCTGCCAGAGCCAGTGCCCCGCCTGGAACACCGGCAAGCCGCTGTCACCCAAGCTGCTGATCACCTCGCTGCGCGACCACACCTACGCCAAGGCGCCGTACCTGCTCGCCGGTGAGGACAAGTCCAAGCTGAGTGAGGCCGAGATCGCCGAGGGCGAGCGTCAGCTGGTCGGCGGCGAGGGTGCCGTGATCGATCACGAGGTGCTGTGGAGCTGCACCACCTGCGGCGCGTGCGTCGAGCAGTGCCCCGTGGATATCGAGCACGTGGACCACATCATCGACATGCGCCGCTACCAGGTGCTCATCGAATCCGAATTCCCCGGCGAGCTCGCGGGCCTGTTCAAGAACCTGGAGAACAAGGGCAATCCGTGGGGCCAGAATTCCAAGGACCGCCTCAACTGGATTGACGAGGTCGACTTCGACATCCCGGTCTTCGGTCAGGACGTCGATAGCTTCGCCGACTTCGAGTACTTGTTCTGGGTGGGCTGCGCGGGTGCCTACGAGGACCGCGCGAAGAAGACCACCAAGGCCGTCGCCGAGCTGCTCGCGCTCGCCGGAACCAAGTTCCTGGTGCTCGGCGCGGACGAGACGTGTACGGGTGACTCCGCCCGGCGCGCCGGAAACGAGTTCCTGTTCCAGCAGCTGGCCATGCAGAACATCGAGCTGCTCAATTCGGTGTTCGATGGCGTGGAGCAGAAGCAGCGCAAGATCGTGGTGACCTGCGCGCACTGCTTCAACGCGCTCGGCAATGAGTACCCGCAGGTCGGTGGCGACTACCAGGTGGTGCACCACACGCAGCTGTTGAACCGGCTGGTGCGCGACAAGAAGCTGGTGCCCGTCGCACCGGTCTCACAAGATGTCACCTACCACGACCCGTGCTACCTGGGTCGCCACAACAAGGTGTACACGGCCCCGCGTGAGCTGATCGGCGCCTCGGGCGCCGCGCTGACTGAAATGCCAAGGCACGGAGAGCGTTCCATGTGCTGTGGGGCCGGCGGCGCCCGCATGTGGATGGAAGAGCAGCTGGGCAAGCGCATCAACATGGATCGCGTCGACGAGGCCCTGGCCACGCCCGCATCCAAGATCGCGACCGGCTGCCCGTTCTGCCGCGTGATGCTGACCGACGGCGTGACCGCCCGCGAAGATTCCGCGGCCGTGGAGGTCGTCGACGTCGCGCAGCTGCTGCTCGAATCCGTGGGCCGCACCGATGAGATCCGAAAGGCTTTGCCCGCCAAGGGAACTGCAGCTGCCGCGGCAGCCGAGAGGGCCGCCACCAAGGCCGCGGAGCCAGAAGCTGTTGTCGCCGAAGAAGAAGCGCCGGCGGCCGAAGCCGTTCAGGCCTCCGCACCCACGGCCGACGCCAAGCCCATCACGGGGCTGGGCATGGCGGGTGGTGCCAAGCGCCCGGGCGCCAAGAAGGCCACCGCCCCGGCCGCCGAAGCCACTACCGAAGCACCGGCCGCAGCAGCCGCTCCCGTCAAGGGACTCGGCATGGCAGGCGGAGCCAAGCGCCCAGGCGCCAAGAAAGCCACCCCGGCCCCCGCTGCCGAGGCCGCTACCGAAACATCGGCTGCACCCGCCGCTCCCGCTGCGGCCGTACCACCCGTCAAGGGACTCGGCGTGGCAGGCGGAGCCAAGCGCCCAGGCGCCAAGAAGGCCACCGCCCCGGCCCCCGCCGCCGAAGCCGCTGCTCCCGCAGCAGCCGAGCCTGCGAAACCAGCGGCCGCAGCTGCCACCCCCGTACCGCCCGTCAAGGGTTTGGGCATGGCCACCGGCGCGAAGCGTCCCGGCGCCAAGAAGGCGGCCCCTGCGGCGGCGGCCCCTGCGGCGGCGGCTCCTGTGGCACCGGCTGCCGAGCCGACGTCCGAACCTGAGGCGGCGACACCGTCAGCACCCGCGGCAGCAGCGGCCCCTGCCACGCCGGAGCCTCCGGTGAAGGGCCTCGGCATTGCCACGGGTGCGCGACGTCCTGGAGCCAAGAAGGCGGCTCCTGGCGCGGCCACCCCGGCGCCGGAGCCCGAGCAGCCCGCATCCACCCCCGAACCCGCCGCTGCGGCCCCGAAGGAAGAGGCCCCCGAGGCCAACACCGCCCCGGAGCCGCCGGTGAAGGGCCTGGGTATGGCCCCGGGAGCACGCCGTCCAGGCCGCCGAAATTAG
- a CDS encoding pyridoxal phosphate-dependent aminotransferase, which translates to MDSNATIETVSTDNLPTDVPPRVPGPSPRQHQRVFAQSTKLQDVLYEIRGPVHAHAARLEAEGHRILKLNIGNPAPFGFEAPDVIMRDIIQALPYAQGYSDSKGILPARRAVVTRYELVEGFPYLDVDDVYLGNGVSELITMTTQALLDNGDQVLIPAPDYPLWTAATSLAGGTAVHYLCDETNGWMPDIEDLESKITERTKALVIINPNNPTGAVYTREILTKMVELARKHQLLLLADEIYDKILYDDAEHISVASLAPDLLCFTFNGLSKAYRVAGYRSAWLAITGPKDHAASLLEGVNLLANMRLCPNVPAQHAIQVALGGHQSIDDLVLPGGRLLEQRDVAWTKLNEIPGVSCVKPKGALYAFPRLDPEVHEIHDDDQLVLDLLLNEKILLTQGTGFNWPEPDHLRIVTLPWARDLAVAIERLGNFLASYRQ; encoded by the coding sequence CTGGACAGCAATGCCACCATTGAGACCGTGAGTACCGATAACTTGCCGACTGACGTGCCCCCGCGCGTGCCCGGCCCGTCGCCGCGGCAGCATCAGCGGGTGTTTGCGCAGTCCACCAAGCTGCAAGACGTCCTGTACGAAATCAGGGGTCCGGTACACGCTCACGCCGCCCGGCTGGAGGCCGAGGGGCACCGCATCCTCAAGCTCAATATCGGCAACCCGGCGCCATTCGGGTTCGAGGCGCCCGATGTCATCATGCGCGACATCATCCAGGCGCTCCCTTACGCGCAGGGGTACTCCGATTCCAAGGGCATCCTGCCCGCGCGGCGCGCGGTGGTGACCCGCTACGAACTGGTCGAGGGGTTCCCGTACCTGGACGTGGACGACGTCTATCTGGGCAACGGGGTATCCGAGCTCATCACCATGACCACCCAGGCACTGCTCGACAACGGCGACCAGGTGCTCATCCCGGCCCCCGACTACCCGCTCTGGACGGCCGCCACCTCGTTGGCCGGCGGCACCGCGGTGCATTACCTGTGCGACGAGACCAACGGCTGGATGCCGGATATCGAGGATCTGGAATCCAAGATCACCGAGCGCACCAAGGCCCTGGTCATCATCAACCCGAACAACCCCACCGGCGCCGTGTACACCCGCGAAATCCTCACCAAGATGGTGGAACTGGCGCGCAAGCATCAGCTGCTGCTGCTGGCCGACGAGATCTACGACAAGATCCTCTACGACGATGCCGAGCACATCAGCGTCGCATCACTGGCCCCGGATCTGCTGTGCTTCACCTTCAATGGCCTGTCCAAGGCATACCGGGTGGCGGGCTACCGATCGGCGTGGCTGGCCATCACGGGGCCCAAGGATCACGCCGCCAGCCTGCTGGAGGGCGTCAACCTGCTGGCCAATATGCGCCTGTGTCCGAATGTGCCCGCCCAACACGCGATTCAGGTTGCACTCGGCGGGCATCAAAGCATCGATGACCTGGTGCTGCCGGGCGGTCGCCTGCTGGAGCAACGCGATGTGGCCTGGACCAAGCTCAACGAGATTCCCGGCGTCTCCTGCGTCAAGCCGAAGGGCGCGCTCTACGCGTTCCCGCGCCTGGACCCCGAGGTGCACGAGATCCACGATGACGACCAGCTCGTCCTGGACCTGCTACTCAACGAGAAGATCCTGCTGACACAGGGCACGGGCTTCAATTGGCCTGAGCCCGATCATCTTCGGATCGTCACGCTGCCATGGGCCCGCGACCTGGCGGTTGCCATTGAGCGGCTGGGCAACTTCCTGGCGAGCTACCGCCAGTAA